The proteins below are encoded in one region of Canis lupus dingo isolate Sandy chromosome 30, ASM325472v2, whole genome shotgun sequence:
- the ULK3 gene encoding serine/threonine-protein kinase ULK3 isoform X9: protein MEFCAGGDLSRFIHTRRLLPEKVARVFMQQLASALQFLHEQNISHLDLKPQNILLSSLEKPHLKLADFGFAQHMSPWDEKHVLRGSPLYMAPEMVCQRQYDARVDLWSVGVILYEALFGQPPFASRSFTELEEKIRSNRVIELPLRPPLSRDCRDLLQRLLERDPNRRISFQDFFAHPWVDLEHMPSGESLARATALVVQAVKKDQDGDAAAALSLYCKALDFFVPALHYEVDAQRKEAIKAKVGEGVSQRKLAPSRDLRSLALLQPRGRLSQGGPGPPLQPPDVTAWGSHQGRGGRTWEVGAGPAEAGDLCARPAQRDGPGQTSAPRGPGSGFGCHGQGGGGWWGAGCPGPVPACPGGVAGAAGSGAHRPEAGAASHRGSEPHGSSRIPEGAGQGRHSLRVCSVGPGPAWLPLTPGPPVCPTDEGVSLGSRDPGQGGTVRVRSYLVHPAVTPEG, encoded by the exons ATGGAGTTCTGCGCAGGGGGCGACCTGTCCCGCTTCATCCACACCCGCAGGCTTCTGCCCGAGAAGGTGGCTCGCGTCTTCATGCAGCAGTTGG CTAGTGCCCTGCAGTTCCTGCATGAACAGAATATCTCTCACCTGGATCTGAAGCCACAGAACATTCTGCTGAGCTCCTTGGAGAAGCCCCACCTTAAACTGGCAG ACTTTGGCTTTGCACAGCACATGTCTCCCTGGGACGAGAAGCATGTGCTCCGTGGCTCCCCCCTCTATATGGCCCCCGAGATGGTGTGTCAGCGGCAGTACGACGCCCGGGTGGACCTGTGGTCCGTGGGGGTCATCCTGTATG AAGCCCTCTTCGGGCAGCCCCCCTTTGCCTCCAGGTCATTCACGGAGCTGGAAGAGAAGATCCGGAGCAACCGGGTGATCGAG CTCCCTCTGCGGCCCCCACTCTCCCGAGACTGCCGGGACCTGCTGCAGCGGCTCCTGGAGCGGGACCCCAACCGTCGCATCTCCTTCCAGGACTTCTTTGCCCACCCCTGGGTGGACCTGGAGCACATGCCCAGTGGGGAGAGCCTGGCACGAGCA ACCGCCCTGGTGGTGCAGGCTGTGAAGAAGGACCAGGACGGGGACGCCGCGGCCGCCTTATCGCTCTACTGCAAAGCCCTGGACTTCTTCGTGCCCGCGCTGCACT ACGAAGTGGATGCCCAACGGAAGGAAGCGATCAAGGCAAAGGTGGGTGAGGGCGTCTCCCAAAGGAAACTGGCGCCATCCCGGGATCTCCGCAGCCTGGCTCTCCTGCAGCCGAGAGGCAGACTCTcccagggaggcccaggcccGCCGCTGCAGCCCCCGGACGTCACAGCTTGGGGCAGCCACCAGGGACGCGGAGGGAGAACTTGGGAGGTGGGTGCAG GCCCTGCTGAGGCAGGGGACCTCTGCGCAAGACCTGCTCAGAG agATGGCCCGGGACAAACCTCGGCTCCTCGCGGCCCTGGAAGTGGCTTCGGCTGCCATGGCCAAG gaggaggaggctggtggGGAGCAGGATGCCCTGGACCTGTACCAGCGTGCCCTGGGGGAGTTGCTGGTGCTGCTGGCAG CGGAGCCCACAGGCCGGAGGCGGGAGCTGCTTCACACCGAG GTTCAGAACCTCATGGCTCGAGCCGAATACCTGAAGGAGCAGGTCAAG GCCGTCACTCACTCAGGGTCTGCTCGGTGGGGCCTGGGCCCGCCtggctgcccctcacccctgggCCGCCTGTATGTCCCACAGATGAGGGAGTCTCGCTGGGCAGCCGAGACCCTGGACAAGGAGGGACTGTCCGAGTCCGTTCGTACCT cGTGCACCCTGCAGTGACCCCGGAAGGCTGA
- the ULK3 gene encoding serine/threonine-protein kinase ULK3 isoform X7 codes for MAGPGWGPPRLDGFILTERLGSGTYATVYKAYAKKDTREVVAIKCVAKKSLNKASVENLLTEIEILKGIRHPHIVQLRDFQWDSDHIYLIMEFCAGGDLSRFIHTRRLLPEKVARVFMQQLASALQFLHEQNISHLDLKPQNILLSSLEKPHLKLAEALFGQPPFASRSFTELEEKIRSNRVIELPLRPPLSRDCRDLLQRLLERDPNRRISFQDFFAHPWVDLEHMPSGESLARATALVVQAVKKDQDGDAAAALSLYCKALDFFVPALHYEVDAQRKEAIKAKVGEGVSQRKLAPSRDLRSLALLQPRGRLSQGGPGPPLQPPDVTAWGSHQGRGGRTWEVGAGPAEAGDLCARPAQRDGPGQTSAPRGPGSGFGCHGQGGGGWWGAGCPGPVPACPGGVAGAAGSGAHRPEAGAASHRGSEPHGSSRIPEGAGQGRHSLRVCSVGPGPAWLPLTPGPPVCPTDEGVSLGSRDPGQGGTVRVRSYLVHPAVTPEG; via the exons atgGCGGGGCCCGGCTGGGGGCCCCCGCGGCTGGACGGCTTCATCCTCACCGAGCGCCTGGGCAGCGGCACGTACGCCACCGTGTACAAGGCCTACGCCAAG AAGGACACCCGCGAGGTCGTAGCCATAAAGTGCGTGGCCAAGAAGAGCCTGAACAAGGCCTCGGTGGAGAACCTCCTGACGGAGATCGAGATCCTCAAGGGCATTCGACACCCGCACATCGTGCAGCTCCGAGACTTCCAG TGGGACAGCGACCACATCTACCTCATCATGGAGTTCTGCGCAGGGGGCGACCTGTCCCGCTTCATCCACACCCGCAGGCTTCTGCCCGAGAAGGTGGCTCGCGTCTTCATGCAGCAGTTGG CTAGTGCCCTGCAGTTCCTGCATGAACAGAATATCTCTCACCTGGATCTGAAGCCACAGAACATTCTGCTGAGCTCCTTGGAGAAGCCCCACCTTAAACTGGCAG AAGCCCTCTTCGGGCAGCCCCCCTTTGCCTCCAGGTCATTCACGGAGCTGGAAGAGAAGATCCGGAGCAACCGGGTGATCGAG CTCCCTCTGCGGCCCCCACTCTCCCGAGACTGCCGGGACCTGCTGCAGCGGCTCCTGGAGCGGGACCCCAACCGTCGCATCTCCTTCCAGGACTTCTTTGCCCACCCCTGGGTGGACCTGGAGCACATGCCCAGTGGGGAGAGCCTGGCACGAGCA ACCGCCCTGGTGGTGCAGGCTGTGAAGAAGGACCAGGACGGGGACGCCGCGGCCGCCTTATCGCTCTACTGCAAAGCCCTGGACTTCTTCGTGCCCGCGCTGCACT ACGAAGTGGATGCCCAACGGAAGGAAGCGATCAAGGCAAAGGTGGGTGAGGGCGTCTCCCAAAGGAAACTGGCGCCATCCCGGGATCTCCGCAGCCTGGCTCTCCTGCAGCCGAGAGGCAGACTCTcccagggaggcccaggcccGCCGCTGCAGCCCCCGGACGTCACAGCTTGGGGCAGCCACCAGGGACGCGGAGGGAGAACTTGGGAGGTGGGTGCAG GCCCTGCTGAGGCAGGGGACCTCTGCGCAAGACCTGCTCAGAG agATGGCCCGGGACAAACCTCGGCTCCTCGCGGCCCTGGAAGTGGCTTCGGCTGCCATGGCCAAG gaggaggaggctggtggGGAGCAGGATGCCCTGGACCTGTACCAGCGTGCCCTGGGGGAGTTGCTGGTGCTGCTGGCAG CGGAGCCCACAGGCCGGAGGCGGGAGCTGCTTCACACCGAG GTTCAGAACCTCATGGCTCGAGCCGAATACCTGAAGGAGCAGGTCAAG GCCGTCACTCACTCAGGGTCTGCTCGGTGGGGCCTGGGCCCGCCtggctgcccctcacccctgggCCGCCTGTATGTCCCACAGATGAGGGAGTCTCGCTGGGCAGCCGAGACCCTGGACAAGGAGGGACTGTCCGAGTCCGTTCGTACCT cGTGCACCCTGCAGTGACCCCGGAAGGCTGA
- the ULK3 gene encoding serine/threonine-protein kinase ULK3 isoform X4 translates to MAGPGWGPPRLDGFILTERLGSGTYATVYKAYAKKDTREVVAIKCVAKKSLNKASVENLLTEIEILKGIRHPHIVQLRDFQWDSDHIYLIMEFCAGGDLSRFIHTRRLLPEKVARVFMQQLASALQFLHEQNISHLDLKPQNILLSSLEKPHLKLADFGFAQHMSPWDEKHVLRGSPLYMAPEMVCQRQYDARVDLWSVGVILYEALFGQPPFASRSFTELEEKIRSNRVIELPLRPPLSRDCRDLLQRLLERDPNRRISFQDFFAHPWVDLEHMPSGESLARATALVVQAVKKDQDGDAAAALSLYCKALDFFVPALHYEVDAQRKEAIKAKVGEGVSQRKLAPSRDLRSLALLQPRGRLSQGGPGPPLQPPDVTAWGSHQGRGGRTWEVGAGPAEAGDLCARPAQRDGPGQTSAPRGPGSGFGCHGQGGGGWWGAGCPGPVPACPGGVAGAAGSGAHRPEAGAASHRGSEPHGSSRIPEGAGQDEGVSLGSRDPGQGGTVRVRSYLVHPAVTPEG, encoded by the exons atgGCGGGGCCCGGCTGGGGGCCCCCGCGGCTGGACGGCTTCATCCTCACCGAGCGCCTGGGCAGCGGCACGTACGCCACCGTGTACAAGGCCTACGCCAAG AAGGACACCCGCGAGGTCGTAGCCATAAAGTGCGTGGCCAAGAAGAGCCTGAACAAGGCCTCGGTGGAGAACCTCCTGACGGAGATCGAGATCCTCAAGGGCATTCGACACCCGCACATCGTGCAGCTCCGAGACTTCCAG TGGGACAGCGACCACATCTACCTCATCATGGAGTTCTGCGCAGGGGGCGACCTGTCCCGCTTCATCCACACCCGCAGGCTTCTGCCCGAGAAGGTGGCTCGCGTCTTCATGCAGCAGTTGG CTAGTGCCCTGCAGTTCCTGCATGAACAGAATATCTCTCACCTGGATCTGAAGCCACAGAACATTCTGCTGAGCTCCTTGGAGAAGCCCCACCTTAAACTGGCAG ACTTTGGCTTTGCACAGCACATGTCTCCCTGGGACGAGAAGCATGTGCTCCGTGGCTCCCCCCTCTATATGGCCCCCGAGATGGTGTGTCAGCGGCAGTACGACGCCCGGGTGGACCTGTGGTCCGTGGGGGTCATCCTGTATG AAGCCCTCTTCGGGCAGCCCCCCTTTGCCTCCAGGTCATTCACGGAGCTGGAAGAGAAGATCCGGAGCAACCGGGTGATCGAG CTCCCTCTGCGGCCCCCACTCTCCCGAGACTGCCGGGACCTGCTGCAGCGGCTCCTGGAGCGGGACCCCAACCGTCGCATCTCCTTCCAGGACTTCTTTGCCCACCCCTGGGTGGACCTGGAGCACATGCCCAGTGGGGAGAGCCTGGCACGAGCA ACCGCCCTGGTGGTGCAGGCTGTGAAGAAGGACCAGGACGGGGACGCCGCGGCCGCCTTATCGCTCTACTGCAAAGCCCTGGACTTCTTCGTGCCCGCGCTGCACT ACGAAGTGGATGCCCAACGGAAGGAAGCGATCAAGGCAAAGGTGGGTGAGGGCGTCTCCCAAAGGAAACTGGCGCCATCCCGGGATCTCCGCAGCCTGGCTCTCCTGCAGCCGAGAGGCAGACTCTcccagggaggcccaggcccGCCGCTGCAGCCCCCGGACGTCACAGCTTGGGGCAGCCACCAGGGACGCGGAGGGAGAACTTGGGAGGTGGGTGCAG GCCCTGCTGAGGCAGGGGACCTCTGCGCAAGACCTGCTCAGAG agATGGCCCGGGACAAACCTCGGCTCCTCGCGGCCCTGGAAGTGGCTTCGGCTGCCATGGCCAAG gaggaggaggctggtggGGAGCAGGATGCCCTGGACCTGTACCAGCGTGCCCTGGGGGAGTTGCTGGTGCTGCTGGCAG CGGAGCCCACAGGCCGGAGGCGGGAGCTGCTTCACACCGAG GTTCAGAACCTCATGGCTCGAGCCGAATACCTGAAGGAGCAGGTCAAG ATGAGGGAGTCTCGCTGGGCAGCCGAGACCCTGGACAAGGAGGGACTGTCCGAGTCCGTTCGTACCT cGTGCACCCTGCAGTGACCCCGGAAGGCTGA
- the ULK3 gene encoding serine/threonine-protein kinase ULK3 isoform X2: MAGPGWGPPRLDGFILTERLGSGTYATVYKAYAKDTREVVAIKCVAKKSLNKASVENLLTEIEILKGIRHPHIVQLRDFQWDSDHIYLIMEFCAGGDLSRFIHTRRLLPEKVARVFMQQLASALQFLHEQNISHLDLKPQNILLSSLEKPHLKLADFGFAQHMSPWDEKHVLRGSPLYMAPEMVCQRQYDARVDLWSVGVILYEALFGQPPFASRSFTELEEKIRSNRVIELPLRPPLSRDCRDLLQRLLERDPNRRISFQDFFAHPWVDLEHMPSGESLARATALVVQAVKKDQDGDAAAALSLYCKALDFFVPALHYEVDAQRKEAIKAKVGEGVSQRKLAPSRDLRSLALLQPRGRLSQGGPGPPLQPPDVTAWGSHQGRGGRTWEVGAGPAEAGDLCARPAQRDGPGQTSAPRGPGSGFGCHGQGGGGWWGAGCPGPVPACPGGVAGAAGSGAHRPEAGAASHRGSEPHGSSRIPEGAGQGRHSLRVCSVGPGPAWLPLTPGPPVCPTDEGVSLGSRDPGQGGTVRVRSYLVHPAVTPEG; the protein is encoded by the exons atgGCGGGGCCCGGCTGGGGGCCCCCGCGGCTGGACGGCTTCATCCTCACCGAGCGCCTGGGCAGCGGCACGTACGCCACCGTGTACAAGGCCTACGCCAAG GACACCCGCGAGGTCGTAGCCATAAAGTGCGTGGCCAAGAAGAGCCTGAACAAGGCCTCGGTGGAGAACCTCCTGACGGAGATCGAGATCCTCAAGGGCATTCGACACCCGCACATCGTGCAGCTCCGAGACTTCCAG TGGGACAGCGACCACATCTACCTCATCATGGAGTTCTGCGCAGGGGGCGACCTGTCCCGCTTCATCCACACCCGCAGGCTTCTGCCCGAGAAGGTGGCTCGCGTCTTCATGCAGCAGTTGG CTAGTGCCCTGCAGTTCCTGCATGAACAGAATATCTCTCACCTGGATCTGAAGCCACAGAACATTCTGCTGAGCTCCTTGGAGAAGCCCCACCTTAAACTGGCAG ACTTTGGCTTTGCACAGCACATGTCTCCCTGGGACGAGAAGCATGTGCTCCGTGGCTCCCCCCTCTATATGGCCCCCGAGATGGTGTGTCAGCGGCAGTACGACGCCCGGGTGGACCTGTGGTCCGTGGGGGTCATCCTGTATG AAGCCCTCTTCGGGCAGCCCCCCTTTGCCTCCAGGTCATTCACGGAGCTGGAAGAGAAGATCCGGAGCAACCGGGTGATCGAG CTCCCTCTGCGGCCCCCACTCTCCCGAGACTGCCGGGACCTGCTGCAGCGGCTCCTGGAGCGGGACCCCAACCGTCGCATCTCCTTCCAGGACTTCTTTGCCCACCCCTGGGTGGACCTGGAGCACATGCCCAGTGGGGAGAGCCTGGCACGAGCA ACCGCCCTGGTGGTGCAGGCTGTGAAGAAGGACCAGGACGGGGACGCCGCGGCCGCCTTATCGCTCTACTGCAAAGCCCTGGACTTCTTCGTGCCCGCGCTGCACT ACGAAGTGGATGCCCAACGGAAGGAAGCGATCAAGGCAAAGGTGGGTGAGGGCGTCTCCCAAAGGAAACTGGCGCCATCCCGGGATCTCCGCAGCCTGGCTCTCCTGCAGCCGAGAGGCAGACTCTcccagggaggcccaggcccGCCGCTGCAGCCCCCGGACGTCACAGCTTGGGGCAGCCACCAGGGACGCGGAGGGAGAACTTGGGAGGTGGGTGCAG GCCCTGCTGAGGCAGGGGACCTCTGCGCAAGACCTGCTCAGAG agATGGCCCGGGACAAACCTCGGCTCCTCGCGGCCCTGGAAGTGGCTTCGGCTGCCATGGCCAAG gaggaggaggctggtggGGAGCAGGATGCCCTGGACCTGTACCAGCGTGCCCTGGGGGAGTTGCTGGTGCTGCTGGCAG CGGAGCCCACAGGCCGGAGGCGGGAGCTGCTTCACACCGAG GTTCAGAACCTCATGGCTCGAGCCGAATACCTGAAGGAGCAGGTCAAG GCCGTCACTCACTCAGGGTCTGCTCGGTGGGGCCTGGGCCCGCCtggctgcccctcacccctgggCCGCCTGTATGTCCCACAGATGAGGGAGTCTCGCTGGGCAGCCGAGACCCTGGACAAGGAGGGACTGTCCGAGTCCGTTCGTACCT cGTGCACCCTGCAGTGACCCCGGAAGGCTGA
- the ULK3 gene encoding serine/threonine-protein kinase ULK3 isoform X1, which yields MAGPGWGPPRLDGFILTERLGSGTYATVYKAYAKKDTREVVAIKCVAKKSLNKASVENLLTEIEILKGIRHPHIVQLRDFQWDSDHIYLIMEFCAGGDLSRFIHTRRLLPEKVARVFMQQLASALQFLHEQNISHLDLKPQNILLSSLEKPHLKLADFGFAQHMSPWDEKHVLRGSPLYMAPEMVCQRQYDARVDLWSVGVILYEALFGQPPFASRSFTELEEKIRSNRVIELPLRPPLSRDCRDLLQRLLERDPNRRISFQDFFAHPWVDLEHMPSGESLARATALVVQAVKKDQDGDAAAALSLYCKALDFFVPALHYEVDAQRKEAIKAKVGEGVSQRKLAPSRDLRSLALLQPRGRLSQGGPGPPLQPPDVTAWGSHQGRGGRTWEVGAGPAEAGDLCARPAQRDGPGQTSAPRGPGSGFGCHGQGGGGWWGAGCPGPVPACPGGVAGAAGSGAHRPEAGAASHRGSEPHGSSRIPEGAGQGRHSLRVCSVGPGPAWLPLTPGPPVCPTDEGVSLGSRDPGQGGTVRVRSYLVHPAVTPEG from the exons atgGCGGGGCCCGGCTGGGGGCCCCCGCGGCTGGACGGCTTCATCCTCACCGAGCGCCTGGGCAGCGGCACGTACGCCACCGTGTACAAGGCCTACGCCAAG AAGGACACCCGCGAGGTCGTAGCCATAAAGTGCGTGGCCAAGAAGAGCCTGAACAAGGCCTCGGTGGAGAACCTCCTGACGGAGATCGAGATCCTCAAGGGCATTCGACACCCGCACATCGTGCAGCTCCGAGACTTCCAG TGGGACAGCGACCACATCTACCTCATCATGGAGTTCTGCGCAGGGGGCGACCTGTCCCGCTTCATCCACACCCGCAGGCTTCTGCCCGAGAAGGTGGCTCGCGTCTTCATGCAGCAGTTGG CTAGTGCCCTGCAGTTCCTGCATGAACAGAATATCTCTCACCTGGATCTGAAGCCACAGAACATTCTGCTGAGCTCCTTGGAGAAGCCCCACCTTAAACTGGCAG ACTTTGGCTTTGCACAGCACATGTCTCCCTGGGACGAGAAGCATGTGCTCCGTGGCTCCCCCCTCTATATGGCCCCCGAGATGGTGTGTCAGCGGCAGTACGACGCCCGGGTGGACCTGTGGTCCGTGGGGGTCATCCTGTATG AAGCCCTCTTCGGGCAGCCCCCCTTTGCCTCCAGGTCATTCACGGAGCTGGAAGAGAAGATCCGGAGCAACCGGGTGATCGAG CTCCCTCTGCGGCCCCCACTCTCCCGAGACTGCCGGGACCTGCTGCAGCGGCTCCTGGAGCGGGACCCCAACCGTCGCATCTCCTTCCAGGACTTCTTTGCCCACCCCTGGGTGGACCTGGAGCACATGCCCAGTGGGGAGAGCCTGGCACGAGCA ACCGCCCTGGTGGTGCAGGCTGTGAAGAAGGACCAGGACGGGGACGCCGCGGCCGCCTTATCGCTCTACTGCAAAGCCCTGGACTTCTTCGTGCCCGCGCTGCACT ACGAAGTGGATGCCCAACGGAAGGAAGCGATCAAGGCAAAGGTGGGTGAGGGCGTCTCCCAAAGGAAACTGGCGCCATCCCGGGATCTCCGCAGCCTGGCTCTCCTGCAGCCGAGAGGCAGACTCTcccagggaggcccaggcccGCCGCTGCAGCCCCCGGACGTCACAGCTTGGGGCAGCCACCAGGGACGCGGAGGGAGAACTTGGGAGGTGGGTGCAG GCCCTGCTGAGGCAGGGGACCTCTGCGCAAGACCTGCTCAGAG agATGGCCCGGGACAAACCTCGGCTCCTCGCGGCCCTGGAAGTGGCTTCGGCTGCCATGGCCAAG gaggaggaggctggtggGGAGCAGGATGCCCTGGACCTGTACCAGCGTGCCCTGGGGGAGTTGCTGGTGCTGCTGGCAG CGGAGCCCACAGGCCGGAGGCGGGAGCTGCTTCACACCGAG GTTCAGAACCTCATGGCTCGAGCCGAATACCTGAAGGAGCAGGTCAAG GCCGTCACTCACTCAGGGTCTGCTCGGTGGGGCCTGGGCCCGCCtggctgcccctcacccctgggCCGCCTGTATGTCCCACAGATGAGGGAGTCTCGCTGGGCAGCCGAGACCCTGGACAAGGAGGGACTGTCCGAGTCCGTTCGTACCT cGTGCACCCTGCAGTGACCCCGGAAGGCTGA
- the ULK3 gene encoding serine/threonine-protein kinase ULK3 isoform X5 — protein sequence MAGPGWGPPRLDGFILTERLGSGTYATVYKAYAKKDTREVVAIKCVAKKSLNKASVENLLTEIEILKGIRHPHIVQLRDFQWDSDHIYLIMEFCAGGDLSRFIHTRRLLPEKVARVFMQQLASALQFLHEQNISHLDLKPQNILLSSLEKPHLKLADFGFAQHMSPWDEKHVLRGSPLYMAPEMVCQRQYDARVDLWSVGVILYEALFGQPPFASRSFTELEEKIRSNRVIELPLRPPLSRDCRDLLQRLLERDPNRRISFQDFFAHPWVDLEHMPSGESLARATALVVQAVKKDQDGDAAAALSLYCKALDFFVPALHYEVDAQRKEAIKAKVGEGVSQRKLAPSRDLRSLALLQPRGRLSQGGPGPPLQPPDVTAWGSHQGRGGRTWEALLRQGTSAQDLLREMARDKPRLLAALEVASAAMAKEEEAGGEQDALDLYQRALGELLVLLAAEPTGRRRELLHTEVQNLMARAEYLKEQVKMRESRWAAETLDKEGLSESVRTSCTLQ from the exons atgGCGGGGCCCGGCTGGGGGCCCCCGCGGCTGGACGGCTTCATCCTCACCGAGCGCCTGGGCAGCGGCACGTACGCCACCGTGTACAAGGCCTACGCCAAG AAGGACACCCGCGAGGTCGTAGCCATAAAGTGCGTGGCCAAGAAGAGCCTGAACAAGGCCTCGGTGGAGAACCTCCTGACGGAGATCGAGATCCTCAAGGGCATTCGACACCCGCACATCGTGCAGCTCCGAGACTTCCAG TGGGACAGCGACCACATCTACCTCATCATGGAGTTCTGCGCAGGGGGCGACCTGTCCCGCTTCATCCACACCCGCAGGCTTCTGCCCGAGAAGGTGGCTCGCGTCTTCATGCAGCAGTTGG CTAGTGCCCTGCAGTTCCTGCATGAACAGAATATCTCTCACCTGGATCTGAAGCCACAGAACATTCTGCTGAGCTCCTTGGAGAAGCCCCACCTTAAACTGGCAG ACTTTGGCTTTGCACAGCACATGTCTCCCTGGGACGAGAAGCATGTGCTCCGTGGCTCCCCCCTCTATATGGCCCCCGAGATGGTGTGTCAGCGGCAGTACGACGCCCGGGTGGACCTGTGGTCCGTGGGGGTCATCCTGTATG AAGCCCTCTTCGGGCAGCCCCCCTTTGCCTCCAGGTCATTCACGGAGCTGGAAGAGAAGATCCGGAGCAACCGGGTGATCGAG CTCCCTCTGCGGCCCCCACTCTCCCGAGACTGCCGGGACCTGCTGCAGCGGCTCCTGGAGCGGGACCCCAACCGTCGCATCTCCTTCCAGGACTTCTTTGCCCACCCCTGGGTGGACCTGGAGCACATGCCCAGTGGGGAGAGCCTGGCACGAGCA ACCGCCCTGGTGGTGCAGGCTGTGAAGAAGGACCAGGACGGGGACGCCGCGGCCGCCTTATCGCTCTACTGCAAAGCCCTGGACTTCTTCGTGCCCGCGCTGCACT ACGAAGTGGATGCCCAACGGAAGGAAGCGATCAAGGCAAAGGTGGGTGAGGGCGTCTCCCAAAGGAAACTGGCGCCATCCCGGGATCTCCGCAGCCTGGCTCTCCTGCAGCCGAGAGGCAGACTCTcccagggaggcccaggcccGCCGCTGCAGCCCCCGGACGTCACAGCTTGGGGCAGCCACCAGGGACGCGGAGGGAGAACTTGGGAG GCCCTGCTGAGGCAGGGGACCTCTGCGCAAGACCTGCTCAGAG agATGGCCCGGGACAAACCTCGGCTCCTCGCGGCCCTGGAAGTGGCTTCGGCTGCCATGGCCAAG gaggaggaggctggtggGGAGCAGGATGCCCTGGACCTGTACCAGCGTGCCCTGGGGGAGTTGCTGGTGCTGCTGGCAG CGGAGCCCACAGGCCGGAGGCGGGAGCTGCTTCACACCGAG GTTCAGAACCTCATGGCTCGAGCCGAATACCTGAAGGAGCAGGTCAAG ATGAGGGAGTCTCGCTGGGCAGCCGAGACCCTGGACAAGGAGGGACTGTCCGAGTCCGTTCGTACCT cGTGCACCCTGCAGTGA
- the ULK3 gene encoding serine/threonine-protein kinase ULK3 isoform X8 yields MAGPGWGPPRLDGFILTERLGSGTYATVYKAYAKKDTREVVAIKCVAKKSLNKASVENLLTEIEILKGIRHPHIVQLRDFQWDSDHIYLIMEFCAGGDLSRFIHTRRLLPEKVARVFMQQLASALQFLHEQNISHLDLKPQNILLSSLEKPHLKLADFGFAQHMSPWDEKHVLRGSPLYMAPEMVCQRQYDARVDLWSVGVILYEALFGQPPFASRSFTELEEKIRSNRVIELPLRPPLSRDCRDLLQRLLERDPNRRISFQDFFAHPWVDLEHMPSGESLARATALVVQAVKKDQDGDAAAALSLYCKALDFFVPALHYEVDAQRKEAIKAKVGQYVSRAEELKAIVSSSNQALLRQGTSAQDLLREMARDKPRLLAALEVASAAMAKEEEAGGEQDALDLYQRALGELLVLLAAEPTGRRRELLHTEVQNLMARAEYLKEQVKMRESRWAAETLDKEGLSESVRTSCTLQ; encoded by the exons atgGCGGGGCCCGGCTGGGGGCCCCCGCGGCTGGACGGCTTCATCCTCACCGAGCGCCTGGGCAGCGGCACGTACGCCACCGTGTACAAGGCCTACGCCAAG AAGGACACCCGCGAGGTCGTAGCCATAAAGTGCGTGGCCAAGAAGAGCCTGAACAAGGCCTCGGTGGAGAACCTCCTGACGGAGATCGAGATCCTCAAGGGCATTCGACACCCGCACATCGTGCAGCTCCGAGACTTCCAG TGGGACAGCGACCACATCTACCTCATCATGGAGTTCTGCGCAGGGGGCGACCTGTCCCGCTTCATCCACACCCGCAGGCTTCTGCCCGAGAAGGTGGCTCGCGTCTTCATGCAGCAGTTGG CTAGTGCCCTGCAGTTCCTGCATGAACAGAATATCTCTCACCTGGATCTGAAGCCACAGAACATTCTGCTGAGCTCCTTGGAGAAGCCCCACCTTAAACTGGCAG ACTTTGGCTTTGCACAGCACATGTCTCCCTGGGACGAGAAGCATGTGCTCCGTGGCTCCCCCCTCTATATGGCCCCCGAGATGGTGTGTCAGCGGCAGTACGACGCCCGGGTGGACCTGTGGTCCGTGGGGGTCATCCTGTATG AAGCCCTCTTCGGGCAGCCCCCCTTTGCCTCCAGGTCATTCACGGAGCTGGAAGAGAAGATCCGGAGCAACCGGGTGATCGAG CTCCCTCTGCGGCCCCCACTCTCCCGAGACTGCCGGGACCTGCTGCAGCGGCTCCTGGAGCGGGACCCCAACCGTCGCATCTCCTTCCAGGACTTCTTTGCCCACCCCTGGGTGGACCTGGAGCACATGCCCAGTGGGGAGAGCCTGGCACGAGCA ACCGCCCTGGTGGTGCAGGCTGTGAAGAAGGACCAGGACGGGGACGCCGCGGCCGCCTTATCGCTCTACTGCAAAGCCCTGGACTTCTTCGTGCCCGCGCTGCACT ACGAAGTGGATGCCCAACGGAAGGAAGCGATCAAGGCAAAG GTGGGGCAGTACGTGTCCCGGGCTGAGGAGCTCAAAGCCATCGTCTCGTCCTCCAATCAGGCCCTGCTGAGGCAGGGGACCTCTGCGCAAGACCTGCTCAGAG agATGGCCCGGGACAAACCTCGGCTCCTCGCGGCCCTGGAAGTGGCTTCGGCTGCCATGGCCAAG gaggaggaggctggtggGGAGCAGGATGCCCTGGACCTGTACCAGCGTGCCCTGGGGGAGTTGCTGGTGCTGCTGGCAG CGGAGCCCACAGGCCGGAGGCGGGAGCTGCTTCACACCGAG GTTCAGAACCTCATGGCTCGAGCCGAATACCTGAAGGAGCAGGTCAAG ATGAGGGAGTCTCGCTGGGCAGCCGAGACCCTGGACAAGGAGGGACTGTCCGAGTCCGTTCGTACCT cGTGCACCCTGCAGTGA